The following coding sequences lie in one Oryctolagus cuniculus chromosome 7, mOryCun1.1, whole genome shotgun sequence genomic window:
- the ZNF684 gene encoding zinc finger protein 684 isoform X2 yields the protein MSVLLQQAVTLQDVAIYFTPEEWRLLADDQRTLYCDVMLENLRTLISLGFPVTKTKVIFKVEQGQKPWKVKREDPYWSQIEVVCLLRELERQEGSNDNFFNQHTFIIEKTLSKERDQNCNLSANIISSRREQHESNGKSLHSNLHLLSYNKKYNGESACEYEECGNAFKNKFYLIRYKEKAYKKEICEHDDHEKTFPEEAHPFKLERNYPKGNKTFACSDCGKMFDDKEYLVAHQKTHGVERAFVCNDCGKAFMRKTQLMAHQRLHTGEKPYKCSQCGKTFTWHSSFNQHIKSHTLENLFECKQCGKTFKYCSSLYKHCRIHAGEKPYRYRKRSKAHADSSVFPMRQRTHLDEKPYGCTKCDKAFNRKSHLLQHYLTHLAEQQNTCNIVRSPPQRTHVILPPGSHETVEGGMMQK from the exons ATGAGTGTGCTGTTACAGCAGGCAGTGACACTCCAAGACGTGGCGATATACTTCACTCCAGAAGAGTGGCGGCTGCTTGCTGACGATCAGAGGACGCTGTATTgtgatgtgatgctggagaacttGAGGACCCTGATTTCACTGG GGTTTCCAGTTACTAAAACAAAGGTCATCTTTAAGGTGGAGCAAGGGCAAAAGCCATGGAAGGTGAAGAGAGAGGATCCATATTGGAGCCAGATAG aAGTTGTTTGCCTCCTTCGTGAGTTAGAGAGACAGGAGGGAAGCAACGACAATTTTTTTAATCAACATACGTTCATCATTGAGAAAACACTGTCTAAGGAGAGAGACCAGAATTGTAATCTGAGTGCAAACATTATCTCTTCAAGACGAGAACAACATGAATCAAATGGAAAGAGTTTGCATTCTAATTTACACTTACTtagttataataaaaaatataatggaGAAAGCGCCTGTGAATACGAGGAATGTGGGAATGCTTTCAAAAACAAGTTTTATCTCATTAGGTATAAGGAAAAAGCATACAAGAAAGAAATCTGTGAACATGATGACCATGAGAAAACCTTCCCAGAGGAGGCTCATCCCTTTAAACTAGAAAGAAATTATCCAAAGGGAAACAAAACCTTTGCATGCAGTGACTGTGGGAAGATGTTTGACGATAAGGAATACCTTGTAGCTCATCAAAAAACACATGGTGTAGAGAGAGCGTTTGTGTGCAATGACTGTGGGAAAGCTTTTATGCGGAAAACCCAACTCATGGCCCACCAGCGacttcacactggagagaaaccctacAAGTGCAGTCAGTGCGGGAAAACATTCACTTGGCATTCCTCCTTTAATCAGCATATAAAATCTCACACACTCGAGAACTTGTTTGAGTGTAAGCAGTGTGGGAAAACCTTCAAGTATTGTTCATCCCTTTATAAACATTGTAGAATTCATGCAGGAGAGAAACCATACCGATACCGCAAACGCAGCAAAGCTCATGCTGACTCCTCTGTGTTTCCCATGCGCCAGAGAACTCATTTGGACGAGAAACCCTATGGATGCACTAAATGTGACAAAGCCTTCAACAGGAAGTCCCATCTCTTGCAACATTACTTAACTCATCTAGCAGAGCAGCAGAATACATGTAACATCGTGAGAAGTCCTCCTCAGAGGACACATGTCATTCTCCCTCCAGGGAGTCATGAGACAGTGGAAGGTGGGATGATGCAAAAGTAG